A single window of Mycobacterium sp. ITM-2016-00318 DNA harbors:
- the dnaA gene encoding chromosomal replication initiator protein DnaA, translated as MTADPDPPFVAVWNMVLAELNGDTGGSVPTNGEPPTPNLTPQQRAWLKLVKPLVITEGFALLSVPTSFVQNEIERHLREPIISALSRQLGQRVELGVRIASPSQNDADDAVAAPADIYPDPDIDEIDEVSEALASAEESWPTYFSSGPRKIVANEAESIGLNRRYTFDTFVIGASNRFAHAATLAIAEAPARAYNPLFIWGESGLGKTHLLHAAGNYAQRLFPGMRVKYVSTEEFTNDFINSLRDDRKASFKRSYRDIDVLLVDDIQFIEGKEGIQEEFFHTFNTLHNANKQIVISSDRPPKQLATLEDRLRTRFEWGLITDVQPPELETRIAILRKKAQMDRLDVPDDVLELIASSIERNIRELEGALIRVTAFASLNKTPIDKSLAEIVLRDLIADVNSIQIGTAGIMAATAEYFETTVEELRGPGKTRALAQSRQIAMYLCRELTDLSLPKIGQAFGRDHTTVMYAEKKIRGEMAERREVFDQVKELTTRIRQRAKR; from the coding sequence TTGACAGCTGACCCCGACCCCCCCTTCGTCGCCGTGTGGAACATGGTGCTTGCCGAGCTCAACGGCGACACCGGTGGGTCCGTGCCGACTAATGGCGAGCCCCCAACCCCGAACCTCACTCCTCAGCAAAGAGCCTGGTTGAAGCTCGTCAAACCGCTGGTCATCACTGAGGGCTTTGCCCTGCTGTCGGTTCCTACCAGTTTCGTGCAGAACGAGATCGAACGACACCTGCGTGAACCGATCATCTCCGCATTGAGCCGGCAGCTGGGTCAACGCGTGGAACTCGGTGTGAGAATCGCGAGCCCGAGCCAGAACGACGCCGACGATGCCGTCGCAGCACCCGCCGACATCTACCCCGATCCCGATATCGACGAAATCGACGAAGTCAGCGAAGCGCTGGCCAGCGCCGAGGAGAGTTGGCCGACGTATTTTTCCAGCGGCCCCCGAAAGATCGTCGCCAACGAGGCGGAGTCCATCGGACTCAACCGGCGCTACACCTTCGACACCTTCGTCATCGGCGCGTCGAACCGGTTCGCCCACGCAGCGACCCTCGCTATCGCCGAGGCCCCCGCACGGGCCTACAACCCGCTGTTCATCTGGGGCGAATCAGGCCTGGGCAAGACCCATCTGCTGCACGCCGCAGGCAACTACGCCCAGCGGCTGTTCCCCGGGATGCGGGTGAAGTACGTCTCGACCGAGGAATTCACCAACGACTTCATCAACTCATTACGCGATGACCGCAAGGCGTCGTTCAAGCGCAGTTACCGCGACATCGATGTGCTGCTGGTCGATGACATTCAGTTCATCGAGGGCAAGGAAGGTATTCAGGAAGAGTTCTTCCACACCTTCAACACACTGCACAACGCGAACAAGCAGATCGTCATCTCCTCGGACCGTCCGCCCAAGCAGCTGGCCACCCTCGAGGACCGCCTCCGAACCCGGTTCGAATGGGGGTTGATCACAGACGTCCAGCCGCCGGAGCTGGAGACCCGAATCGCGATCCTTCGCAAGAAAGCGCAAATGGATCGGCTCGACGTTCCCGACGACGTGCTCGAGCTCATCGCCAGCAGTATCGAGCGCAACATCCGTGAACTCGAGGGTGCGCTCATCCGCGTCACCGCATTCGCGTCGCTGAACAAGACGCCGATCGACAAGTCGCTGGCCGAGATCGTGCTGCGTGACCTGATTGCGGACGTCAACAGCATCCAGATCGGCACGGCCGGCATCATGGCCGCCACTGCCGAGTACTTCGAAACCACCGTCGAAGAGCTCCGCGGTCCCGGTAAGACCAGGGCACTGGCCCAGTCCCGGCAGATCGCCATGTATCTGTGCCGCGAGCTCACTGATCTGTCGCTGCCCAAGATCGGCCAGGCGTTCGGCCGCGATCACACCACGGTGATGTACGCCGAAAAGAAGATCCGCGGCGAGATGGCCGAGCGGCGCGAGGTGTTCGATCAGGTCAAGGAACTCACCACGCGCATCCGTCAACGCGCCAAGCGCTGA
- a CDS encoding DUF721 family protein: protein MVSESDESDNGRAITPPAHLAGLSGMDLVRRTLEEARGVARSQGKDVGRGRNAPAQRRVAGRRRSWSGPGPDVRDPQTLGSATRDLAKTRGWSGRVAEGTVFGQWPTVVGEQIAEHATPTALRDGVLSVSAESTAWATQLRMVQAQLLAKIAAAVGDGVVTSLKIVGPVAPSWRKGRYHIAGRGPRDTYG from the coding sequence ATCGTGAGCGAGAGCGACGAAAGCGACAACGGCCGCGCGATCACTCCCCCGGCTCACCTCGCGGGGCTGTCCGGAATGGATCTGGTGCGCCGCACCCTGGAGGAAGCCAGAGGGGTGGCCCGCAGTCAGGGCAAGGATGTCGGGCGCGGCCGAAACGCGCCCGCGCAGCGCCGGGTCGCCGGGCGGCGCCGAAGTTGGTCCGGGCCGGGCCCTGATGTGCGGGACCCGCAAACGCTGGGGTCTGCGACGCGGGATCTCGCCAAGACCCGGGGCTGGTCCGGGCGGGTCGCAGAAGGCACGGTCTTCGGCCAGTGGCCCACGGTCGTCGGCGAGCAGATCGCCGAACACGCGACACCGACCGCACTACGGGATGGAGTCCTCAGCGTGTCCGCGGAATCAACGGCGTGGGCCACCCAATTGCGGATGGTTCAAGCGCAACTTCTGGCTAAAATCGCGGCAGCCGTCGGCGACGGTGTCGTCACATCGCTGAAGATCGTCGGCCCGGTCGCCCCGTCGTGGCGGAAAGGCCGCTATCACATCGCGGGGCGCGGACCGCGCGACACCTACGGATGA
- the gnd gene encoding phosphogluconate dehydrogenase (NAD(+)-dependent, decarboxylating), with protein MQLGLIGLGKMGFNMRERLREGGHEVVGYDPRPEVSDVPSLAALAEALEPPRVVWVMVPSGPITDTTITDLAKELGEGDLVIDGGNSRYTGDKPHADLLAERGTAFIDAGVSGGIWGLTEGYGLMVGGSDADVERAMPIFDTLRPPGPREDGFVHAGPVGAGHFAKMVHNGIEYALMTAYAEGYEVLAAEELIKDPQAVYQAWTNGTVVRSWLQQLLAKALKEDPGLNDISGYTEDSGEGRWTVEEAIRLRVPVPGIAASLFARFLSRQDDSPTMKAVAALRNQFGGHAVKRVSESG; from the coding sequence ATGCAATTGGGTTTGATCGGCCTTGGCAAGATGGGCTTCAACATGCGGGAGCGCCTGCGCGAGGGCGGTCACGAGGTGGTCGGCTACGACCCGCGTCCCGAGGTCAGCGATGTGCCATCGCTGGCCGCGCTCGCCGAGGCCCTCGAACCGCCCCGCGTGGTGTGGGTCATGGTGCCGTCCGGACCGATCACCGATACCACGATCACCGACCTGGCCAAGGAGTTGGGTGAGGGCGATCTGGTGATCGACGGCGGCAACTCGCGCTATACGGGCGACAAACCGCACGCCGACCTGTTGGCCGAGCGAGGCACCGCCTTCATCGACGCCGGGGTTTCCGGCGGTATCTGGGGTTTGACCGAAGGCTATGGCCTGATGGTCGGCGGGAGCGACGCCGACGTTGAACGAGCGATGCCGATCTTCGACACCCTCCGCCCTCCGGGTCCGCGCGAGGACGGTTTCGTGCACGCGGGCCCCGTCGGGGCGGGGCATTTCGCCAAGATGGTGCACAACGGCATCGAATACGCCCTGATGACGGCCTACGCCGAGGGTTACGAGGTGCTTGCCGCCGAGGAGCTGATCAAGGATCCGCAGGCGGTCTACCAGGCATGGACCAACGGAACCGTGGTGCGGTCCTGGCTGCAGCAGTTGTTGGCCAAGGCGCTGAAGGAGGACCCGGGCCTCAACGACATCAGCGGGTACACCGAGGATTCGGGTGAGGGCCGCTGGACGGTCGAGGAGGCGATCCGGCTGCGGGTGCCGGTACCCGGCATCGCTGCGTCGCTGTTCGCCCGTTTCCTGTCCCGGCAGGATGACTCGCCGACGATGAAGGCCGTCGCCGCGCTGCGCAATCAATTCGGTGGTCACGCGGTCAAGCGGGTCAGCGAGTCCGGATAG
- the gyrA gene encoding DNA gyrase subunit A, which yields MTDTTLPPGDEAGDRVEPVDIQQEMQRSYIDYAMSVIVGRALPEVRDGLKPVHRRVLYAMFDSGFRPDRSHAKSARSVAETMGNYHPHGDSSIYDTLVRMAQPWSLRYPLVDGQGNFGSPGNDPPAAMRYTEARLTPLAMEMLREIDEETVDFIPNYDGRVQEPTVLPSRFPNLLANGSGGIAVGMATNMPPHNLRELAEAVYWCLDNHDADEEATLEAVTKVVKGPDFPTSGLIVGSQGIHDTYTTGRGSIRMRGVVEIEEDSRGKTGIVITELPYQVNHDNFITSIADQVRDGKMTGISNIEDQSSDRVGLRIVVEIKRDAVAKVVLNNLYKHTQLQTSFGANMLSIVDGVPRTLRLDQLIRHYVDHQINVIFRRTTYRLRKANERAHILRGLVKALDALDEVIALIRASETVDVARQGLIELLDIDEIQAQAILDMQLRRLAALERQKIVDDLAKIEAEIADLEDILAKAERQRSIVHDELKELVDKYGDDRRTKIIAADGDVADEDLIAREDVVVTITETGYAKRTKTDLYRSQKRGGKGVQGAGLKQDDIVNHFFVCSTHDWILFFTTQGRVYRAKAYDLPEASRTARGQHVANLLAFQPEERIAQVIQIKSYEDAPYLVLATRNGLVKKSKLTDFDSNRSGGIVAVNLRDGDELVGAVLCSAEDDLLLVSAKGQSIRFSATDEALRPMGRATSGVQGMRFNTDDALLSLNVVQADTFLLVATAGGYAKRTAIDEYPVQGRGGKGVLTIQYDKRRGTLVGALVVDDETELYAITSGGGVIRTTARQVRKAGRQTKGVRLMNLGQGATLIAIARNAEESDADEAVE from the coding sequence ATGACTGATACCACGTTGCCGCCAGGCGACGAAGCAGGAGACCGCGTCGAACCGGTCGACATCCAACAGGAGATGCAGCGCAGCTACATCGACTACGCGATGAGCGTGATCGTCGGCCGCGCACTGCCGGAGGTCCGCGACGGTCTCAAGCCGGTGCACCGGCGGGTGCTCTACGCCATGTTCGACTCGGGTTTCCGGCCGGACCGCAGCCACGCGAAATCTGCACGCTCCGTTGCCGAGACGATGGGTAACTACCACCCGCACGGCGACTCGTCCATCTACGACACGCTGGTCCGGATGGCGCAGCCGTGGTCGCTGCGCTACCCACTTGTCGACGGGCAGGGCAACTTCGGTTCGCCGGGCAACGATCCGCCGGCCGCCATGCGCTACACCGAAGCGCGTCTCACGCCGCTGGCGATGGAGATGCTGCGTGAAATCGACGAGGAGACAGTCGATTTCATTCCGAATTACGACGGCCGGGTGCAGGAGCCAACCGTCCTGCCGAGCCGGTTCCCCAACCTACTGGCGAACGGCTCGGGCGGTATCGCGGTCGGCATGGCCACGAACATGCCGCCGCACAATCTGCGTGAGCTCGCCGAGGCCGTGTACTGGTGCCTTGACAATCACGACGCCGACGAGGAAGCCACGCTCGAGGCCGTCACGAAAGTCGTCAAGGGCCCGGACTTCCCCACCTCTGGCCTCATCGTCGGCTCGCAGGGGATCCACGACACCTACACGACCGGGCGCGGGTCCATCCGGATGCGCGGTGTAGTCGAGATCGAGGAGGACTCGCGCGGCAAAACCGGCATCGTCATCACCGAGCTGCCGTATCAAGTCAACCACGACAACTTCATCACCTCGATCGCCGATCAGGTGCGCGACGGCAAGATGACCGGCATCTCGAACATCGAGGACCAGTCCAGCGACCGTGTCGGGCTGCGGATCGTCGTCGAGATCAAGCGCGACGCCGTGGCGAAGGTCGTGCTGAACAACCTCTACAAGCACACGCAGTTGCAAACCAGCTTCGGCGCCAACATGCTGTCGATCGTCGACGGCGTGCCGCGCACCCTGCGGCTGGACCAGCTGATCCGGCACTACGTCGACCATCAGATCAACGTCATCTTCAGGCGCACCACCTACCGGCTGCGCAAGGCCAACGAACGGGCCCACATCCTGCGTGGTCTGGTCAAGGCGCTCGACGCGCTGGACGAGGTGATCGCCTTGATTCGCGCGTCGGAGACCGTCGATGTGGCCCGTCAGGGCTTGATCGAACTCCTCGACATCGACGAGATCCAGGCGCAGGCGATCCTGGACATGCAGCTGCGCAGGCTGGCCGCACTGGAACGGCAGAAGATCGTCGACGACCTGGCCAAGATCGAGGCCGAGATAGCCGACCTCGAAGACATTCTCGCCAAGGCCGAGCGGCAGCGGTCCATCGTCCACGACGAGCTCAAGGAGCTCGTCGACAAGTACGGCGACGATCGACGCACGAAGATCATCGCGGCCGACGGTGACGTCGCCGACGAGGACCTCATCGCCCGCGAGGACGTGGTCGTGACGATCACCGAAACCGGCTACGCCAAGCGCACCAAGACCGATCTGTACCGCAGCCAGAAGCGCGGCGGCAAGGGTGTGCAGGGCGCCGGGCTGAAGCAGGACGACATCGTCAACCACTTCTTCGTCTGCTCGACCCACGACTGGATCCTGTTCTTCACGACGCAGGGTCGGGTGTATCGCGCCAAGGCCTACGACCTGCCCGAAGCCTCGCGCACGGCGCGCGGTCAGCACGTCGCGAACCTGTTGGCGTTCCAGCCCGAGGAGCGGATCGCCCAGGTCATCCAGATCAAGAGCTACGAGGATGCGCCGTATCTGGTGCTGGCAACGCGCAACGGCTTGGTGAAGAAGTCGAAGCTGACCGACTTCGACTCGAACCGCTCGGGCGGCATCGTGGCGGTGAACCTGCGCGACGGTGACGAGCTGGTCGGCGCCGTGCTCTGCTCCGCCGAGGACGACCTGCTGCTGGTGTCGGCGAAGGGACAGTCGATCCGCTTCTCGGCAACCGACGAGGCGTTGCGGCCGATGGGCCGTGCCACCTCGGGTGTGCAGGGTATGCGGTTCAACACCGACGACGCCCTGCTCTCACTCAACGTGGTCCAGGCGGACACGTTCCTGCTGGTCGCGACCGCAGGCGGCTATGCCAAGCGCACCGCGATCGACGAGTACCCGGTGCAGGGTCGCGGCGGCAAGGGGGTGTTGACCATCCAGTACGACAAGCGACGTGGCACTCTGGTTGGAGCGCTGGTGGTCGATGACGAGACCGAGCTGTACGCCATCACGTCGGGCGGGGGCGTCATCCGCACCACCGCGCGCCAGGTTCGCAAGGCTGGACGGCAGACGAAGGGCGTTCGGTTGATGAACCTGGGCCAGGGCGCGACACTGATTGCGATAGCACGCAATGCAGAGGAGAGCGACGCCGACGAGGCCGTTGAGTAG
- the dnaN gene encoding DNA polymerase III subunit beta, translating to MDVATTTVGLSDLKFRLVREDFADAVAWVARNLPTRPTVPVLAGVLLTGSDEGLTISGFDYEVSAEVQVAAEIASPGSVLVSGRLLSDITRALPAKPVDVSVEGTRVQLNCGSAKFSLPTMAVEDYPTLPALPDETGVVSADLFSEAIGQVAVAAGRDDTLPMLTGIRVEISGETVVLAATDRFRLAVRELTWSTESADIEAAVLVPAKTLSEAAKAGTGAGDVHLSLGAGSAVGKEGLLGIRSDGKRSTTRLLDAEFPKFRQLLPTEHTAVATVGVAELTEAIKRVALVADRGAQVRMEFADDVLKLSAGADDVGRAEEDLAVAFAGEPLTIAFNPTYLTDGLGSLHSDRVTFGFTTPSRPAVLRPAGDDDGTSGAAAGPFPAAETDYVYLLMPVRLPG from the coding sequence ATGGACGTGGCGACAACGACGGTTGGTCTCTCCGATTTGAAGTTCCGGCTCGTGCGCGAAGACTTCGCCGACGCGGTGGCCTGGGTGGCTCGAAACCTCCCCACCAGGCCGACCGTTCCAGTGCTGGCAGGCGTGCTGCTGACCGGCTCCGACGAGGGTCTCACGATTTCAGGGTTCGACTACGAGGTGTCGGCCGAAGTTCAGGTTGCTGCCGAAATAGCTTCTCCTGGAAGCGTTCTGGTCTCTGGGCGGCTATTGTCGGATATCACGAGGGCGCTGCCGGCCAAGCCGGTCGATGTCAGCGTCGAAGGCACCCGCGTGCAGCTGAACTGCGGTAGCGCGAAGTTCTCGCTTCCGACCATGGCAGTCGAGGACTATCCGACGCTGCCCGCCCTGCCCGATGAGACGGGCGTTGTTTCCGCCGACCTGTTCTCCGAGGCGATCGGCCAGGTAGCCGTGGCCGCCGGCCGGGATGACACCCTGCCGATGCTGACGGGTATTCGCGTCGAGATCTCCGGCGAGACGGTGGTTTTGGCTGCCACCGATCGCTTCCGGCTCGCCGTTCGCGAGCTCACCTGGTCGACGGAGTCAGCCGATATCGAGGCCGCGGTGCTGGTGCCGGCCAAAACTTTGTCGGAAGCGGCGAAGGCGGGCACCGGCGCAGGCGATGTGCATCTGTCACTCGGGGCCGGATCGGCCGTCGGCAAGGAGGGCCTGCTCGGCATCCGCAGCGACGGGAAGCGCAGCACCACCCGACTGCTCGACGCCGAGTTCCCGAAGTTTCGTCAGCTGCTGCCGACAGAGCACACCGCCGTCGCCACCGTCGGTGTCGCGGAACTGACCGAGGCGATCAAGCGTGTGGCGCTGGTCGCCGACCGTGGTGCACAAGTCCGGATGGAATTCGCCGACGATGTGCTGAAGCTGTCGGCGGGCGCCGACGATGTCGGGCGCGCCGAGGAAGATCTTGCCGTCGCGTTCGCGGGCGAGCCGCTGACGATCGCGTTCAACCCGACATATCTGACCGACGGGCTCGGTTCGTTGCATTCGGACCGTGTGACATTCGGCTTCACAACACCCAGCCGCCCTGCGGTGTTGCGTCCGGCAGGGGACGACGATGGCACCAGCGGTGCCGCCGCCGGGCCGTTCCCGGCCGCCGAAACCGACTATGTCTACCTGTTGATGCCGGTGCGGCTGCCGGGTTAA
- the gyrB gene encoding DNA topoisomerase (ATP-hydrolyzing) subunit B, with protein sequence MPATVPAAKKTAPAGKSSKKKEYGASAITVLEGLEAVRKRPGMYIGSTGERGLHHLVWEVVDNAVDEAMAGYASKVDVRILEDGGVEVADDGRGIPVEMHASGAPTVDVVMTQLHAGGKFGGENSGYNVSGGLHGVGVSVVNALSTRLEVDISRDGYEWFQSYDRAIPGTLKQGEATKKTGTTVRYWADPDVFETTNYDFETVARRLQEMAFLNKGLTITLADERVTPEEVVDEVVSDTAEAPKSAEEKEAEARAPHKVKHRTFHYPGGLVDYVKHINRTKTPIQQSIIDFDGKGEGHEVEVAMQWNAGYSESVHTFANTINTHEGGTHEEGFRAALTSVVNKYAKDKKLLKEKDPNLTGDDIREGLAAVLSVKVSEPQFEGQTKTKLGNTEVKSFVQKICNEQLSHWFEANPAEAKTVVNKAVSSAQARMAARKARELVRRKSATDIGGLPGKLADCRSTDPRKSELYVVEGDSAGGSAKSGRDSMFQAILPLRGKIINVEKARIDRVLKNTEVQAIITALGTGIHDEFDLAKLRYHKIVLMADADVDGQHISTLLLTLLFRFMKPLVENGHIFLAQPPLYKLKWQRSEPEFAYSDRERDGLLEAGKKAGRKINVDDGIQRYKGLGEMDARELWETTMDPSVRVLRQVTLDDAAAADELFSILMGEDVEARRSFITRNAKDVRFLDV encoded by the coding sequence ATGCCGGCGACCGTGCCTGCCGCTAAGAAGACCGCGCCTGCTGGAAAGAGCTCGAAGAAGAAGGAGTACGGCGCCTCCGCGATCACCGTGCTCGAAGGTTTGGAGGCCGTCCGCAAACGCCCGGGCATGTACATCGGCTCCACCGGCGAGCGGGGTCTGCACCACCTCGTGTGGGAGGTCGTGGACAACGCCGTCGACGAGGCGATGGCCGGGTACGCGTCGAAGGTCGACGTCCGAATCCTCGAGGACGGCGGCGTCGAAGTCGCCGACGACGGCCGCGGTATTCCGGTCGAGATGCACGCCAGCGGCGCCCCCACGGTGGACGTCGTGATGACCCAGCTGCACGCGGGTGGCAAGTTCGGCGGTGAGAACAGTGGCTACAACGTCAGTGGCGGCCTGCACGGCGTCGGCGTCTCCGTGGTCAACGCGTTGTCCACCAGGCTGGAGGTGGATATCTCCCGCGACGGCTATGAGTGGTTTCAGTCCTACGACCGCGCCATTCCCGGAACGCTCAAGCAGGGCGAGGCCACGAAGAAGACCGGCACCACGGTCCGGTACTGGGCGGACCCCGACGTGTTCGAAACCACGAACTACGACTTCGAGACCGTCGCCCGGCGACTACAGGAAATGGCCTTCCTCAACAAGGGCCTGACCATCACCCTCGCCGACGAGAGGGTGACACCCGAGGAAGTGGTCGACGAGGTCGTCAGCGACACCGCAGAAGCACCGAAATCCGCGGAGGAGAAAGAAGCTGAGGCCAGGGCTCCGCACAAGGTCAAGCACCGTACCTTCCATTACCCCGGCGGGCTGGTCGACTACGTCAAGCACATCAACCGGACCAAGACACCGATTCAGCAGAGCATCATCGACTTCGACGGCAAGGGTGAGGGTCACGAGGTCGAGGTCGCGATGCAGTGGAACGCCGGATATTCGGAATCGGTGCACACTTTCGCGAACACGATCAACACCCATGAGGGCGGCACCCACGAAGAAGGCTTCCGTGCGGCGCTGACCAGCGTCGTCAACAAGTACGCCAAGGACAAGAAGCTGCTCAAGGAAAAGGACCCGAACCTGACGGGCGACGACATTCGTGAGGGTCTGGCGGCGGTCCTGTCGGTGAAGGTGTCCGAACCGCAGTTCGAGGGCCAGACGAAGACCAAACTCGGCAACACCGAGGTGAAGTCCTTCGTCCAGAAGATCTGCAACGAGCAGCTGAGCCACTGGTTCGAGGCCAACCCGGCAGAAGCGAAGACCGTTGTGAACAAGGCGGTTTCGTCGGCACAAGCGCGCATGGCGGCTCGCAAGGCCCGCGAGCTTGTGCGGCGCAAGAGCGCCACCGACATCGGCGGGCTGCCCGGCAAGTTGGCCGACTGCCGCTCAACCGATCCGCGCAAGTCCGAGCTCTATGTGGTTGAGGGAGACTCGGCAGGCGGGTCGGCCAAGAGCGGCCGCGACTCGATGTTCCAGGCGATCCTGCCGTTGCGCGGCAAGATCATCAACGTCGAGAAAGCCCGCATCGACCGAGTCCTGAAGAACACCGAAGTGCAGGCGATCATCACGGCGTTGGGCACCGGTATCCACGACGAGTTCGACCTCGCCAAACTGCGCTACCACAAGATCGTGCTGATGGCCGACGCCGACGTCGACGGCCAGCACATCTCCACTTTGCTGCTGACGCTGCTGTTCCGGTTCATGAAGCCGCTGGTGGAGAACGGGCACATCTTTTTGGCACAGCCGCCGCTGTACAAGCTGAAGTGGCAGCGCAGCGAGCCCGAGTTCGCCTACTCCGACCGCGAGCGCGACGGACTTCTCGAGGCCGGCAAGAAGGCGGGCAGGAAGATCAACGTCGACGACGGCATCCAGCGCTACAAGGGTCTGGGCGAGATGGACGCAAGGGAACTGTGGGAGACGACGATGGATCCGTCGGTGCGGGTGCTTCGCCAGGTCACGCTCGACGACGCGGCGGCCGCTGACGAGCTGTTCTCGATCCTGATGGGCGAGGACGTCGAAGCCCGGCGCAGTTTCATCACCAGAAACGCCAAAGACGTCCGCTTCCTTGATGTTTAA
- the recF gene encoding DNA replication/repair protein RecF (All proteins in this family for which functions are known are DNA-binding proteins that assist the filamentation of RecA onto DNA for the initiation of recombination or recombinational repair.) — MYVRHLGLQDFRSWARLDLDLEPGRTVFVGPNGFGKTNLVEALWYSATLGSHRVAADAPLLRAGAERAIISTIVVNEGRELAIDLDVVAGRSNRARLNRSPVRSAREILGVLRAVMFAPEDLALVRGDPAERRRYLDELATTRRPRIAGVRADYDKVLRQRTALLKTAAGARHRGDRSLADTLDVWDGHLASHGAQLIAARIELVNELCPEVEKAYQLLAPASRPAAIQYRSKVEEIDGRNETVEFFEAALLDALARRRDAEIERGVCLVGPHRDDLELRLGDHVAKGYASHGESWSMALALRLAAYELLRSEGGDPVLLLDDVFAELDVGRRRALAAVAASAEQVLVTAAVADDIPADWDARRIEITMREEDGGRISMAES, encoded by the coding sequence GTGTACGTCCGCCACCTGGGACTGCAGGATTTCCGATCATGGGCCAGGCTCGACCTCGACTTGGAGCCGGGGCGCACGGTGTTTGTCGGCCCCAACGGCTTCGGCAAAACCAATCTTGTTGAGGCACTGTGGTATTCGGCGACACTGGGTTCGCACCGGGTAGCGGCGGACGCGCCCTTGCTCAGGGCGGGCGCCGAGCGCGCGATCATTTCGACGATCGTGGTGAATGAGGGCCGTGAGCTGGCCATCGATCTGGATGTGGTGGCAGGCCGGTCGAACAGGGCACGGTTGAACCGCTCCCCTGTCCGCTCGGCGCGCGAGATATTGGGCGTGCTGCGCGCGGTCATGTTCGCCCCCGAGGACCTCGCGCTGGTCAGGGGAGATCCCGCGGAGCGCAGGCGTTACCTCGACGAACTCGCGACGACCCGGCGGCCTCGGATCGCAGGAGTGCGCGCGGACTACGACAAAGTGCTGCGACAGCGCACCGCGCTGCTGAAGACCGCGGCGGGCGCGCGTCATCGCGGTGACCGCAGCCTCGCCGACACACTCGACGTGTGGGACGGACACTTGGCCTCTCACGGTGCGCAGCTCATCGCGGCGCGGATCGAACTGGTCAACGAGCTCTGCCCGGAGGTCGAGAAGGCGTATCAGCTGCTGGCGCCGGCATCCCGGCCTGCGGCTATCCAGTACCGGAGCAAAGTCGAGGAGATCGACGGGCGAAACGAAACCGTGGAGTTCTTCGAGGCGGCTCTGCTCGATGCGCTGGCCCGGCGCCGGGACGCCGAGATCGAGCGCGGGGTCTGTCTTGTCGGGCCGCATCGCGACGATCTCGAGTTGCGGCTGGGCGATCATGTCGCGAAAGGCTATGCCAGCCATGGCGAATCATGGTCGATGGCACTGGCATTGCGGCTGGCCGCCTACGAGCTGCTGCGATCGGAAGGCGGTGATCCCGTGCTGCTCCTCGACGACGTTTTCGCCGAACTCGACGTCGGTCGGCGGCGCGCGCTCGCCGCGGTGGCCGCCTCGGCGGAGCAGGTTCTGGTTACCGCCGCGGTCGCCGACGACATCCCTGCGGACTGGGATGCGCGCCGTATCGAAATCACGATGCGCGAGGAAGACGGGGGCCGGATCTCGATGGCGGAATCGTGA
- a CDS encoding DUF3566 domain-containing protein, translating to MTSPNEAGYPRSAESSGNGSLPEDPETGSLGNPKGRDVPPWQRGPASRAAQKQSPRTPSRPEPQRGPAPGGHSPGADARLNRFISGGASGQGAPEAAEAAPPRNEPVVSEAYGSELPDLSGPPRPAQRKTTPERTEPPMRPASAGRVQVTSRPHAGPVRASMQIRRIDPWSALKVSLVLSVALFFVWIIAVAFLYLVLGGMGVWSKLNSNVGDLLTSASGQAGGELVSSGTIFGGAALIGLVNIVLLTAMATVGVFIYNLTTDLVGGVEVTLADRD from the coding sequence GTGACTTCACCTAACGAGGCGGGCTACCCGCGCTCGGCCGAAAGTAGCGGCAACGGCTCCCTACCCGAGGACCCGGAGACGGGTTCGCTGGGCAACCCCAAGGGCCGCGACGTTCCGCCGTGGCAGCGCGGACCGGCTTCCCGGGCGGCGCAGAAGCAGTCGCCGCGCACGCCAAGCAGGCCGGAGCCGCAGCGCGGCCCCGCCCCGGGTGGCCATTCTCCTGGAGCCGACGCCCGGCTCAACCGCTTCATCTCCGGTGGTGCATCCGGCCAGGGCGCACCGGAGGCTGCCGAGGCGGCGCCGCCTCGCAACGAGCCGGTGGTCAGCGAGGCCTACGGCAGCGAGCTGCCCGACCTGTCCGGGCCTCCGCGTCCAGCGCAACGCAAGACCACTCCGGAGCGGACGGAGCCGCCGATGCGGCCTGCCTCCGCCGGACGCGTTCAGGTGACCAGCCGCCCGCATGCAGGCCCGGTGCGCGCAAGCATGCAGATCCGCCGCATCGATCCATGGAGCGCGCTGAAGGTGTCGCTGGTGCTGTCGGTCGCCTTGTTCTTCGTGTGGATTATCGCGGTGGCGTTCCTATATCTGGTGCTCGGCGGGATGGGCGTGTGGAGCAAGCTCAACAGCAACGTCGGTGACCTGCTGACCAGCGCAAGCGGCCAGGCCGGCGGCGAGCTGGTGTCCAGCGGCACCATCTTCGGCGGCGCGGCGCTGATCGGGCTGGTGAACATCGTGCTGCTGACGGCGATGGCGACGGTCGGCGTGTTCATCTACAACCTGACCACTGACCTGGTCGGCGGTGTCGAGGTCACGTTGGCTGACCGCGACTGA